The region CATCTCAACTGGATGTATAAACGCAGGCTGGCGAGCAAAATAACCGATCCGAAGATAGATGAGCTCTATGAGAGGGCGCTGGCTGCCGGAGCCCTTGGAGGGAAGATCTCAGGCGCAGGCGGAGGTGGATTTCTCCTTCTATACGTGCCACGTCATAAACAGGATACCGTCAGGGAAGAGCTCAGTGAGCTCAGAGAACTTCCATTCCTCATCGAGCGGGACGGCAGCAAGGTTATATTCAATATGAGGAGATACCCCTCTAAATAGCGATGGTTCTAGACCAAAATCGAACATGCGGCGGGCGATTTTTCTAGACAGAGACGGCGTCATAAACGAGAAGATGCCTGAGGGACAATATGTGACCCGATGGGAGGAGTTCCGTTTCCTCCCGGACGTCGCCGAGGTGATCAGGACGTTCAACGATATGGGATTCCTCGTGGTGGTCGTGACCAATCAGAGGGGAATAGCTAAAGGACTTTATACGGAGGAGGATCTGGAGGAGATCCACCGGAGAATGAGCGAGGAGATAGAACGGTCCGGGGGACGAATAGACGCCATCTATTACTGCCCACATGATATACATGAAAACTGCAATTGCAGGAAACCCAAGCCGGGGATGATCCTGAAAGCCGCCGAAGAGCTGAAAATAGATCTATCCTCATCCTATCTGATCGGAGATTCCATCACCGATATCCAGTCCGGCGAGGAGGCGGGAGTAGGGGTTAATATATTGGTAAGTCGGGAGGCGAGAGCTGATGATCAGGTGGCTCCCGACCTTATCGTTAGCTGTTTGAAGGATGCCGTGGATGAAATTGTTAGTCGAGAGACAAGGGACACTGATATTTAGACTCTTGTCCCTTGACTCTCGGCCGTATAACGGAGGTGAAAATGCTTGCGCTTGTCACAGGAGGTGCGGGTTTCATCGGCTCGCATATTGTCGATGAGCTGTTGAGGAGAGGTTATGACGTCAGAGTGTTGGATAACCTCGAAAGACGAGTTCATCCCAAAGGCAAGCCAGACTACATTCCCGAGGATGTCGAGTTCATCGAGGGGGATGTCGCCGATAAGGAGACGATGAGAAGGGCGCTTAAGGGGGTGGACGTGGTCTTCCATCAAGCGGCCTATCAGGACTACATGCCGGATTTCAGTAAGTTCTTCCGCACAAACGTGGTGGGGACGGCGATGATATATGAGGTGATCGCCGAGGACGGGCTGGAGGTGGAAAAGATAATCGTCGCTTCCTCACAGGCGGTTTACGGCGAGGGACAATATGAATGTCCCGAACATGGATTTATGATGCCTCCCGCCAGATCTCGTGACCAATTGGATAGGGGTGAGTGGGAGCTTAGATGTCCTCTGTGCGGTCGGATCATGAAAAACCTGCCGCTCAGGGAGGAACACGTTAACCCCTATAACCAGTATGCGCTGTCGAAATACAGCGGGGAGATAACGGCCCTGAGGTTCGGCTACCGCCTGGGCATACCCACTGTGGCTCTGAGGTATTCGATCACACAGGGGCCGAGACAGTCGCTCTACAATCAGTATTCCGGCATATGCAGGATCTTCACGTTGAGGCTGCTAAATGATAAACCTCCCATCATATTCGAGGACGGCTTACAACAGAGGGATTACGTCCATGTGGATGATGTGGTGAGGGCGAACATGATGGCGCTTGAGGATGAAAGGGCGAACTATGAGGCGTTTAACGTCGGAGGGGGCAGGGCCACCACGGTGATCGAATATGCTAGACTCTTGGCACGCAAGCTCAATAAAGCGATCGAGCCGGTGATCCCCGGCGAATACAGGTTCGGCGACAACCGTCACAGCGTCTCGAGCATAGAGAAGATAAGGAGCTTACTCGGTTGGAAACCCCATAAGGGATTGGAGGAGATCTTCGAGGACTACATCGCTTGGGTCAGAGAACAGGGAGATCTGAGGGCCTTTTTCGAGGAAGCCGATAGACTGATGAGACAGATGCAGGTGATAAGGAGGTCGAGGGTCGAGAGACGAGAAGCAAAAGATCTTAGACCCTCGTCCCTTGACCCTAGACCCTAGCAGACAGGAGGTTGCCATGATATATCTCGGTGAGATATTGGCCGATAGGAAGGTAAGGGCATCGGCACCATGTAGGCTGGATGTGGGGGGAACCTGGGATCTCAAGCCATTTGCCTTGCTCTACGCTCATCTCTCACCTACCACGACGAATCTGGCGTTGAAGATGAGAACCCATATCCGGCTTAAACCCTATGAGTTCGGATGGGTGAGAGTGGCTGATAAGTTCAAGGAGGAGAAATTTCCCACCGATAAGGTGCCGTTTGATGCCCATTTCGGGCTTATATTCGCCATACTCTCCCATTTCGGCGTGCACGGTGTAAGCGTCGAGCTTTCATATGAGTCCCCGCCTAAAAGCGGTCTGGGCGGCTCGGGGACCTTGGCGGTCACAGCCATAGCGGCTCTGGACGAGGCGTGTGCGCTTTTAGGCAAACAGAGGATGAGCAGAGAGAGGATAGTGGAGCTGGCGCATAACATAGAGGACGGATTGAGATACAGCTACACAGGGATGCAAGATCAGTGTGCCTCCGTTTATGGAGGGGTGAACCGCTGGAGATGGACCTACAACTCCAACTCCGAAAGAGCCCCCTTCATACGTGAGAGGATCCTCAGTGAAAAGGATTATCCGGAGCTGGAGAGAAGGCTCGTCATCGCTTACTTAGGTAAAAGCCATATATCGAGCGAGGTAAATGAAAGACAGGTGAGGTCTTTTCTGGACGGCAGCTCCCGCAAAATCTGGTTCAGGATCAACGAGATAGCGGTCGAATTTGCCCAAGCGCTGAAGGAACATGACTGGGCGAAGGCGGCATCTCTGGTCTCCGAGGAAAATAAGCTGAGATATGGGATGGTTCCCGAAAGGCTTACCCCGATGGCTCTCAGGCTGATGGAGGTCGCGGAGAACGTAGGGGCAGGTTTCGCCGCTGCAGGAGCAGGAGGAGGCGGATGCGTCTGGGCGCTCTCCCCTGATCCATCAGACGTGGATCGGATTAAGCGGGAATGGGAGGGAATACTGAGGGAGAAGGAAAACGCCAAACTGCTGGAGGTGAAGATTGACGGGGAAGGGTTAAAAGTTAAAGAAGATTAGGCAGGCAAATGAGAGGGCATTGATCCGACATGCGAGGAAACATGGGGGCTCATAGCTCCGTCTCTATGAGCCCCCTGCTTCTGGGGTCCATCTCCCAGAAGTTCGGTATCTCATACCGGTTCCCATCCATATCCCTTATTATCACCCGACCGGATGGAAGGAGTTTCGCGTCATGCCTGCTTTTCAACTCGATCGTCCTTTCACCTCGATCCGTGACCACCCTCCATATGGGCATCCCGAATATCTCGTCCACCTCCAGAACCCTAACTATCTTCGGGATCACATACCTTCTGGACAGTTCCTCCTCGAGCACCCTTCTGGATTTATCGGGCAGCAGATGGATCTCCTCGATCATTCCGATCTCCTTGTCCTCGCTGTCTATCAGGGCGATGTAATAGGTGCTGGCGGAGAGGGGAAAGGCTTTCAGCACCGAGATGTTATCGTATCTCCGCCCCTCGTATTCGAGCGATAACTCGTTGAACTCGTTTCGGAACAGCTTGACCTTTTTTGGATCGAGCAATCTCACGTCCTCCGTCCTCATCCTCACACCTCCCTTATCCTCGATAGTTCCATCTGCCGTTTGACAAGTTCGG is a window of Candidatus Poribacteria bacterium DNA encoding:
- a CDS encoding SDR family NAD(P)-dependent oxidoreductase, encoding MLALVTGGAGFIGSHIVDELLRRGYDVRVLDNLERRVHPKGKPDYIPEDVEFIEGDVADKETMRRALKGVDVVFHQAAYQDYMPDFSKFFRTNVVGTAMIYEVIAEDGLEVEKIIVASSQAVYGEGQYECPEHGFMMPPARSRDQLDRGEWELRCPLCGRIMKNLPLREEHVNPYNQYALSKYSGEITALRFGYRLGIPTVALRYSITQGPRQSLYNQYSGICRIFTLRLLNDKPPIIFEDGLQQRDYVHVDDVVRANMMALEDERANYEAFNVGGGRATTVIEYARLLARKLNKAIEPVIPGEYRFGDNRHSVSSIEKIRSLLGWKPHKGLEEIFEDYIAWVREQGDLRAFFEEADRLMRQMQVIRRSRVERREAKDLRPSSLDPRP
- the gmhB gene encoding D-glycero-beta-D-manno-heptose 1,7-bisphosphate 7-phosphatase; translated protein: MRRAIFLDRDGVINEKMPEGQYVTRWEEFRFLPDVAEVIRTFNDMGFLVVVVTNQRGIAKGLYTEEDLEEIHRRMSEEIERSGGRIDAIYYCPHDIHENCNCRKPKPGMILKAAEELKIDLSSSYLIGDSITDIQSGEEAGVGVNILVSREARADDQVAPDLIVSCLKDAVDEIVSRETRDTDI
- a CDS encoding DUF1854 domain-containing protein, producing MRTEDVRLLDPKKVKLFRNEFNELSLEYEGRRYDNISVLKAFPLSASTYYIALIDSEDKEIGMIEEIHLLPDKSRRVLEEELSRRYVIPKIVRVLEVDEIFGMPIWRVVTDRGERTIELKSRHDAKLLPSGRVIIRDMDGNRYEIPNFWEMDPRSRGLIETEL